The segment TGTCCCAAAAAGGAACAAACGTGtgacaaaatacattttgaatgctcacATGAATGTTGAATGGCgcgaaaataataataatagggctAGTGTAAATAAATTCTGGGTCAAATTTCCACGTGAGATGCAGTCCGACAACAGTGCAACTTCGCTTTCTCTATCAGGTGAACGCCAGTCTTTCTGCATGGAACGTGGTAAAACAAGTTTGGTTTGTTGTGTAAACTGTAATTGTAGCTAGGCCTACTTCATGCAATATGCGCATAATCTTACCTTTATTCATTGGTATATTTTATTATTGTAATGACTCAAAAGCACAACAGGGGTCCAATAATGTTTGGAACAGTCAAATGTGGAATGCATTGTTGAACACATAAGTGCTACTGAGGCTTTCACATTGGTTCATCAAAGCAGTCCTTTATTAATTTATTATACTTTCCATAAAAAACAAAACCTATTTAAAAAgcagttcagtgtgtgtgtaagtgtttcTGTGCGTGCAAAGATTGGTTTCTAGTTTAAAATGATCAATAATTTTAATATACTGTGCAATACAAATAGACTAATGGTTCCAATACCaatcaattaaaatggtcaatcCGTTTGTTGAAAAATAATTTGGTACATTTTAATCAAACAAAGAATTCCACTATGATATTCAAAATATCAAAAAGTCAATAAATAAGTATTTCATATCCAAGCCAACCTGATCAAAATGATCAATGCATGGGAATGAAAACATCTAGATCGACAATATTTGCTGATTATTACAAAACAAAATCACACGTTCTTTGCTGGATTTGATTGCGTTGTCAGTCACTCCCCAATGGCTGAAAGAATAGAGAGAGTTAGTCATTATGGGAATGGGTGCTTGCTTTTTATACTCCGGCTACAGCTGCACTAACAGTATGAATGCTAATGACaataatatactgaacaaaaaatataaatgcaacatggaacaatttaaaatatttttctgagttaaagttcatataagaaaatcagtcagttgaaataaaaataaaaacatttggccctactctatggatttcacatgactgggcaggggcgcacgATGCCATACATGTGCTCTGCGGCTGTGAAAAcgtttggacgtactgccaaattctctaaaacaacgttggaggtggcttatggaaaagaaattaacattcaattctctgacaacagctctggtggacattcctgaacTCAGCATGCCAATATAGCACgccccctcaaaacttgagacatctgtggcattgtgttgtgtgacaaaactgcacattttagagtggatttttattgtccccagcacaaggtccacctgtgaaattatcatgctgtttcatccacttcttgatatgcctcacctgtcaggtgaatggattatcttgacaaaggataaaATTGTCACTATCAGGGATGTAAGCacattgtgcacaacatttgagaaaaatgATATTTTTGTGAGTAAGGAAAatgtcagctcatgaaacatgggaccagcactttacatgttgcgtttacagtatatttttgttaagtgtaCAATAATTTAGATAACTAAGAATTACACCTAAGCAAACATATTAATGGAGCAGTTAGTATTACACAGTGGTGGAAAACGTACCCAatcgtcatacttgagtaaaagtaaagataccttaatagaaaatgactgaagtaaaagtaaagtcacccagtaaaatcctacttgagtaaaagtctaaaagtatttggttttaaatgtacttaagtatcaaaagtaaatgtaattgctaaaatatacttaagtatcaaaagttaaagtataaatcatttcaaattccttatattaacaAACCCACCCAGcacaattttttgttgttgttttttaaggaTAACCAAGGGCATGCTCCAaccctcagacataatttacaaacaaagtatttgtgtttagtgactctgccagataagaggcagtagggatgaccagggatgttctcttggtaAGTGTGtaaattagaccattttcctgtcctgcttagCATTCataatgtaacaagtactttcgggtgtcagggaaaatgtatggagtaaaaagtacattattttaattaggaatgtagtggagtaaaagtataaagttgtcaaaaatataaatagtaaagtacagatatcacaaaaatgacttaagtagtactttaaagtatatttacttaagtactttaaatCACAGGTGTTACATGTCCATGTAGTCTCATGATGCTGATATTTGTAAAACAATATCAGTTAATATATGGGTTGTACTTTCACTGGACATGTTAGTTAATATGGATTGTACTGTCAATGGGCATGTTAGTTAATATGTGTTTGTACTGTCAATTAGCATGTTAGTTAATATGTGTTTGTACTGTCAATTAGCATGTTAGTTAATATGGTTTGTACTGTTAATGGGAATGTTAGTTAATATATGGGTTGTACTGGCAAATGGCATGTTAGTTAATATGTGTTTGTACTGTCAATTAGCATGTTAGTTAATATGGTTTGTACTGTTAATGGGAATGTTAGTTAATATATGGGTTGTACTGGCAAATGGCATGTTAGTTAATATGTGTTTGTACTGTCAATTAGCATGTTAGTTAATATGGTTTGTACTGTTAATGGGAATGTTAGTTAATATATGGGTTGTACTGGCAAATGGCATGTTAGTTAATATGTGTTTGTACTGTTAATGGGAATGTTAGTTAATATATGGATTGTACTGTCAATTAGCATGTTAGTTAATATGTGTTTGTACTGTTAATGGGAATGTTAGTTAATATATGGATTGTACTGTCAATTAGCATGTTAGTTAATATGTGTTTGTACTGTCAATTAGCATGTTAGTTAATATGGTTTGTACTGTTAATGGGAATGTTAGTTAATATATGGGTTGTACTGGCAAATGGCATGTTAGTTAATATGGGTTGTACTGTCAATGAGCAGGCACCAGTAGCCTAGttggatgcagggtggtatggcTGGAGTGCTCAGATACATAATAATACACTCAACAACAACTAATACCAGAAAAAACAGGAACTTTCAAGAATGAGATTTTATtgcattatatatacagtatacagtacacacctactcattcaagggtttttctttattttttactattttctacattgtaaaataatagtgacaacatcaaaactatgaaatatcacatatggaatcatgtagtaaccaaacaagtgttaactaatctaaatatattttagattcttcaaagtagccaccctttgcattgatgacagctttgcacattcttggcattctctcaaccagcttcatgaggtagtcacctggaatggctactgttttggttactacatgattccatgtgttatctcatagttttgatgtattcactattattatataatgtagaaaatagtaaaaataaagaaaaacacttgaatgagtaggtgtgtccaaacttttgactggtactgtatatatatatatatatatatattacttttTTAAAGGACTAATTATATTACCTTCATTTGTCAGCATTACCTCACTCTCTAGACGTTCATTGCTGCCTTGACCTGGAACAGCAGAACTAACATCAGCACTTCCATAGTTTCAGTTGCATTCACTGTCTATGTGAGTAATATAAGATAAAATAACTGGCAATACTTTTGAATAACATTACCTGAGTCAGAGGAAGTGCTGTTAGCGTCCTCTGTTGTCACTGGGAAAAGATCATCAATCTTTAGCTAGATGCAGATATACAGTTATCATCATTGGTCGTCTATAGGCATGCATATTCCCAATTGAAATTAGATTAATGAACTGAAAAATACTCATCACAAACAATGGGCTATTTCTAGTTCATAGATTATATTCACTTCCTGATTTGACTGAACTGAAAACTACCCTGGTAGATAGATGTGACTTCTAAAATATGTTCTATTTACTTTCCTACCTTTTTACATTTCACTTCAGTATCATAATATTCCTACTCCGTACAGATCATTCATTAGTTAGAATTAATTTGTCATGTTGTTCACAGTGTCTAATGGCTTTTAACTCCTTGAGAAGCCTGTTCTTGATTATGACTCAGTCCTCCTCTCATGTTACAAGTGTATAATTATACCACATGATTTGTGATAAAGGTGATGAAAGCAACCTTTACACTGAAAAGTCAACATGACAGGCCTTGTTGTATTGTTCTTGCCTTCAGAAAACACCATGAAGCCGTATTTTATATTAATGCCAGAAATTCATGTTATAATTCAAATGATGTTAGGGGATGTTggttaatatactgtatgtggtttGTACTGTCATTGGGCAAGCGCCAGTAGTAGGATGCAGGATTGTATGGCTGCTGGCGCCCAATCCGTTAAGTGCTCAGATACgtaatattacatacaacaacAATTAGCACCAGAAAAAAACAGGAACTTTCAAGAATGTGATTGGGAGGCCATGATTGTGTTAGATCATCTAACGAAATGTCAAAAAGAATCAATTATATTACCTCCATTTGTCAGCATTGTCTCCCTCTCTAGACATTCATTGCTGCCTTGACCTGGAACAgcagaactaacatcaacactTCCATAGTTTCAGTTGCATTCACTGTCTGTGTAAGTAATATAAGATAAAATAACTGGCAATACATTTGAAGAACATTACCAGAGTCAGAGGAAGTGCTGCTAGCGCAATCTTTTGTCACTAAAATAGAATATAATCAATTAGTtagatacagatatacagtattcagTGATGACCATTGGTCATCTACAGGCATGCATATTCCCAATTGAAATTAAATTAATTAACTGAAAAATCCTCATAGCACACAATGGGCAATTTAAAAAGTATGAATTTAATTAACTTCCTAATTTGACTGTTTCGAAAAATATCAGCCTAGAAGATGTGACTTTAAATTTAACGTCAGTGTCATAATACTCCTATTCAGTACAGATGATTCTTTAGTTAGAATTTATTTGTCATCTTGTTCCCCAAATTGTTCAGTGTCTAACTGCTAGTTATTCTTTAGGTGTTCCCTTTTTAAACCTTTTATTGACTATGACACACAGTCCTCATTTTACAAGTCTATAAACCACATGACTTGTGATAAAGGTGATTAAAGCAACCTTTGCACCGAAAAGCAAACTGTTGTATTGTTCCTTGTAAAACTCACTGTTGAAAACTCCATGAAGGCATTTTTTTATAATACCAGGAATCAATGTTCTCAGTCAATCATTTTAATTGTAATTATGAACTACACTCTGTTGCGTGAAATAAATTGGAGCCTTCTCTGCTTTTAACAACTGTAAAACATAATATGACCAGTCTTCAAAATGGCCGCTCCATTCCCATTGCCTGAAAGTAACAGAGTCATTTGAAAAGAATAACTCTGCAAGTCCATAGTTAAGTCTGTTTGATTAACATTTAGCTTTATACTGATCGGCATTGTCCAAAACAACAAGTAGACAATATGGGGCCAAACTACTCATCAGTATGTGATTAATAACCATGATTGATGTGTAAAAACGAGGATTAAGGGGTCTGTCATTAATCCTCACAAGACATAATTCAATCATTACAATTAACTCTCATAAAATGGCCCATCATTATACACATCCCTACCAGATCTCTGGTATTGCTGTGCTACTGATATAGAAGTAACTGTTAAAGAAAGGAAAATGACATTGTATCAACAGTACCATTCAGAGGTGCCTGATTCCCAGTAGGCATTAGAGCTCCTGTTTGACCAGCACCTAAAACAATGGTGCAAGATGTTAATGCCAAATATAACAGGATTTTATGAAATGAGTATCAGAAACAGTGGGAAGAAACACGTGGGTACAATACTTTGTTTGACCTCCTGACTTGAGATTAATTAAAGTCATGCCCTGATGTCAAAAAAGGTTGCAATATGCCTACTCTCTTCAGAAATGACCATAATCGCTTCAGTTGATCTCACAGaacaataagaagaagaaaaagaaacagaCTTGAAATTAATTCACAATGTGAGAAACTTACATATTGTGCCTGTCCTCCAAAGAACCAAAAGTAAGGTAACCACGGCTAACAGGAAGATCAccgcaacaacaacagcaacaatgaCAGCAACTGTGCCTTGGCTACAATCACAGCATTTTCCATCTGCATGGAAGACAAGATAAGAGTACATATTCACCATTAACAGTAACATCTTATACAATGAGCTTGAAAAAAACAGGAATCACATTTTAATCATCTGCATTCATGACCTCATAAGAGACTCATAAACGTCTGATTTTACCACAATTGATAACAGCTAATAACGTGtttgttaaaaatatatacagcACCGGTTTATTAAATATAAGGACTACTTTACCCCATTTGACCACAATTGGCTCCTTCAACGTTCTATGGTTGACAAAGCATTCATAAGTTTCCTTGTCTGCCTCTGGAATCTGCACACTCATCCTGATCTGGTAGCTCTCTTCATCATTGGGTAAGACTCCGTCAGACTGCACTCCATCTTGTTTGGTCAATTGGACGCCATTCTTCTTAATATGCATTAGTACATCTTTGGGATAGAAACCTGTGGCCATGCAGGTCAGTCGAATATGTCCTGCAATTTTGACTTTTTTAGCAAATGCATAGACCTTTGGAGGTGCTAaagagggaagaaacagagaacATGAGTGTTTAATTCTGATTTCACATGTACAAATATGCCAATTCTGTAATCCACATGTACACTATTTGAAGTTCAGATCACCATTCAAATGTTAGCTTGTTTTAAAAAATACTCACAGTGCTTATTAGCCTCTTTGTCCTCATATGCCATGAATTTGGACAGCCAGTCCACACACTCCTTCTCCAGGTAGCCCTTGGTGTACTGGTTGAGGATCTGCACCCCGTCCCACTTCCTCTTAGTCGGCAGAGCTTGATCAACTGGGGCCACCCACTGCATAGTGGCATCGTCAAAGGCCAGGAAGTCATCACCATCGTAGCTGTATTGGTCAGTGCCCTTTATAAATTTCAATGTGCCGTCTGGCTGTTTGTCAATCTCACAGCCATGCCTCCACTGAAGGATATGGACACCTGAAAGGAAAAACAAGTAGAATAGGAGAGGGAATGACTTACCTATGGTATGGTCAAGTCATCTTTAATTTATTTTTTGGCATTATACTTAGAAGTTCATCCATTATCTTAGAGTTTCAGTAAAATATCTACGGTAGGCTATGTAGAGTGATACAAATGCAAGAGTGGTTTCTCACCAGTGTTGTTGTGCCTCATGCGGTTCATCAGGATGTCGACGTTGACTTTGAACCACTGCTCCTTGCTCTTGCGTGACTGAGTGCCTTTTTCCCAGTAGTCTGCTGGCAGCTTCTCCCTCATCCAGTCCTGTTTGGGAATCTTCTTTTTATCCACACTGTCATAGTAATCGATCTGTCTGTCATTCATCAGGCCCATGGCagtgaactcatggataccaggCAATTCAACTGGTTTTGAGAGGGCCGTGTAGATGTAGCTCAGCGACAATGTCTCTAATGGTTACAAAGGGGAGCAAATGGGTTAGACACAACTCCTTAGTAGAGACGTATGTAAAAGAAAGAAAGTGAAGGGAATTCTAAAAAAAAAGGTCTAGATAATAGTAAGCATAGTAACATCATAGCCATGGTCTTGGTATGAAATCTAGGCTACCGAATCAATCAATCTGATATTTTATTGAAACTTTGTATAGTTAAATGATGTATTAGACTCATTTGTTATTTTAAAAGATACTAAAGAAGACTCAATTGAGACAAAGCACTTTTATGTGCCAGTCatgctatactgaacaaaaatataaatgcaacatgcaacaatttcaaagatttgactgagttacagttcatataaggaaatcaattcatctaaaaaaaatgtattaggccttaatatatggatttcacatgactgagaatttaaaaatgcatctgttggtcacagatacctttttttAAAGTAGGGGCATAGATCATAAAaccaatcagtatctggtgtgaccaccatttgcctcatgcaacgCGACACAtgtcctttgcatagagttgatcaaacTGGTGAAATTtggcctgtggaatattgtcccactcctcttcaatggctgtgcaaagttgctggatattggcgggaactgcaACACGCTGTTTTACACGTCgattcagagcatcccaaacatgtctggtgagtatgcaggctatggaagaactgggacacttTCAGCATccaagaattgtgtacagatccttgagatccatgaggtgatggcggcagatgaattgCACGACCATGGgcatcaggatctcgtcacggtatctctgtgcattcaaattgccatcgataaaatacaattgtgtttgttATCCGTAgcgtatgcctgcccataccataaccccatagCTACCTACCTGGGGCGGCatgtgcctagtggttagagtgttgggccagtaaccgaaaggttgctagatcaaatccctgagctgacaaggtaaaaatatgttgatctgcccctgaacaaggtagttaacccactgttcctaggctgtcattgtaaacagactcaccccatcgcgacgtcccccaaaggctaactctctagccctcgctatctccctgcttgctaattctgcctgctaactgctagcttgtctagctccggtccgctaactgctaccttgtttagcccgggcctacgaactgttagcttgttagcacaggcctgctaaccgtctgaatcgccgcgtcccaaacactcactggacccatatttactttctatctctttttgattttttgatttgtttataccttccggaaacctgcctcacctgcatgtccccaggcaccctcatttgttgacttctgtgatcgaaaaagccttggtttcatgcatgtcaacatcagaagcctcctccctaagtttgttttactcactgctttagcacactctgctaaccctgatgtccttgctgtgtctgaatcctggctcaggaaggccaccaaaaattcagagatttccatacccaaccataacatcttccgtcaagatagaactgccaaagggggaggagttgcagtctactgcagagatagcctgcaaagtaatgtcatactttccatgtccatacccaaacagttcgaactactaattttgaaaattactctctccagaaataagtctctcactgttgccgcctgctaccgacccccctcagctcccagctgtgccctggacaccatttgtgaattgatcgccccccatctagcttcagagtttgttctgttaggtgacctaaactgggatatgcttaacaccccggcagtcctacaatctaagctagatgccctcaatctcacacaaatcatcaaggaacccaccaggtacaaccataactctgtaaacaagggcaccctcatagatgtcatcctgaccaactggccctccaaatacacctccgctgtcttcaaccaggatctcagcgatcactgcctcattgcctgtatccgctacggagccgcagtcaaacgaccacccctcatcactgtcaaacgctccctaaaacacttctgtgagcaggcctttctaatcgacctggcccgggtatcctggaatgacattgacctcatcccgtcagttgaggatgcctggtcattctttaaaagtaacttcttcaccattttagataagcatgctccgttcaaaaaatgcagaaccaagaacagatacagcccttggttcactccagacctgactgccctcgaccagcacaaaaacatcctgtggcggactgcaatagcatcgaacagtccccgtgatatgcaactgttcagggaagtcaggaaccaatacacgcagtcagtcagtcaggaaagctaaggccagcttcttcaggcagaagtttgcatcctgtagctccaactccaaaaagttctgggacactgtgaagtccatggagaacaagagcacctcctcccagctgcccactgcattgaggctaggtaacacggtcaccaccgataaatccatgattatcgaaaacttcaataagcatttctcaacggctggccatgccttccgcctggctactccaacctcggccaacagctccgccccccccgcagctcctcgcccaagcctctccaggttctcctttacccaaatccagatagcagatgttctgaaagagctgcaaaacctggacccgtacaaatcagctgggcttgacaatctggaccctctatttctgaaactatccgccgccattgtcgcaacccctattaccagcctgttcaacctctctttcatatcgtctgagatccccaaggattggaaagctgccgcaatcatccccctcttcaaagggggagacaccctggacccaaactgttacagacctatatccatcctgccctgcctatctaaggtcttcgaaagccaagtcaacaaacaggtcactgaccatctcgaatcccaccgtaccttctccgctgtgcaatctggtttccgagccggtcacgggtgcacctcagccacactcaaggtactaaatgatatcataaccgccatcgataaaagacagtactgtgcagccgtcttcatcgaccttgccaaggctttcgactctgtcaatcaccatattcttatcggcagactcagtagcctcggtttttcggatgactgccttgcctggttcaccaattactttgcagacagagttcagtgtgtcaaatcggagggcatgctgtccggtcctctggcagtctctatgggggtgccacagggttcaattctcgggccgactcttttctctgtatatatcaatgatgttgctcttgctgcgggcgattccctgatccacctctacgcagacgacaccattctatatactttcggcctgtcattggacactgtgctatctaacctccaaacgagcttcaatgccatacaacactccttccgtggcctccaactgctcttaaacgctagtaaaaccaaatgcatgcttttcatccgatcgctgcctgcacccgcatgcccgactagcatcaccaccctggatggttccgaccttgaatatgtggacatctataagtacctaggtgtctggctagactgcaaactctccttccagactaatatcaaacatctccaatcgaaaatcaaatcaagaatctgctttctattccgcaacaaagcctccttcactcacgccgccaaacttaccctagtaaaactgactatcctactgatcctcgactttggcgatgtcatctacaaaatggcttccaacactctactcagcaaactggatgcagtctatcacagtgccatccgttttgtcactaaagcaccttataccacccaccactgcgacttgtatgctctagtcggctggccctcactacatattcgtcgccagacccactggctccaggtcatctactagtccatgctaggtaaagctccgccttatctcagttcactggtcacgatggcaacacccatccgtagcactcgctccagcaggtgtatctcactgatcatccctaaagccaacacctcatttggccgcctttcgttccagtactctgctgtctgtgactggaacgaattgcaaaaatcgctgaagttggagactt is part of the Oncorhynchus gorbuscha isolate QuinsamMale2020 ecotype Even-year linkage group LG09, OgorEven_v1.0, whole genome shotgun sequence genome and harbors:
- the LOC124043511 gene encoding major histocompatibility complex class I-related gene protein-like isoform X1 — its product is MYFVVVLLLFGTLSTVNSETLSLSYIYTALSKPVELPGIHEFTAMGLMNDRQIDYYDSVDKKKIPKQDWMREKLPADYWEKGTQSRKSKEQWFKVNVDILMNRMRHNNTGVHILQWRHGCEIDKQPDGTLKFIKGTDQYSYDGDDFLAFDDATMQWVAPVDQALPTKRKWDGVQILNQYTKGYLEKECVDWLSKFMAYEDKEANKHSPPKVYAFAKKVKIAGHIRLTCMATGFYPKDVLMHIKKNGVQLTKQDGVQSDGVLPNDEESYQIRMSVQIPEADKETYECFVNHRTLKEPIVVKWDGKCCDCSQGTVAVIVAVVVAVIFLLAVVTLLLVLWRTGTICAGQTGALMPTGNQAPLNVTKDCASSTSSDSGQGSNECLERETMLTNGVTTEDANSTSSDSGQGSNERLESEVMLTNEAIGE
- the LOC124043511 gene encoding major histocompatibility complex class I-related gene protein-like isoform X2, with the translated sequence MYFVVVLLLFGTLSTVNSETLSLSYIYTALSKPVELPGIHEFTAMGLMNDRQIDYYDSVDKKKIPKQDWMREKLPADYWEKGTQSRKSKEQWFKVNVDILMNRMRHNNTGVHILQWRHGCEIDKQPDGTLKFIKGTDQYSYDGDDFLAFDDATMQWVAPVDQALPTKRKWDGVQILNQYTKGYLEKECVDWLSKFMAYEDKEANKHSPPKVYAFAKKVKIAGHIRLTCMATGFYPKDVLMHIKKNGVQLTKQDGVQSDGVLPNDEESYQIRMSVQIPEADKETYECFVNHRTLKEPIVVKWDGKCCDCSQGTVAVIVAVVVAVIFLLAVVTLLLVLWRTGTICAGQTGALMPTGNQAPLNVTKDCASSTSSDSGQGSNERLESEVMLTNEAIGE